The following coding sequences lie in one Musa acuminata AAA Group cultivar baxijiao chromosome BXJ1-8, Cavendish_Baxijiao_AAA, whole genome shotgun sequence genomic window:
- the LOC135588703 gene encoding uncharacterized protein LOC135588703 isoform X1 translates to MWSESNRAPPIAPPRVSHRRDLCVVSAWSSSGMASSDDPRVVEREAKEKKHEKDEGHEEKGGFFDKVKDFIEDVGEKIEEAIGFGKPTADVAAVHLPCINLEKAEIVVDVLITNPNPIPIPLIDINYLIESDGRKLVSGLIPDAGTIHAHGSETVKIPVTLIYDDIKSTYHDIKPGSIIPYRVKVDLIVDVPIFGRITLPLEKTGEIPVPYKPDIDVEKVHFDKFSFEETMASLHLKLDNKNDFDLGLNSLDYEFWLADISIASAELNKSTTIEKNGTTTMEIPFSFRPKDFGSALWDMIRGRGTGYSMKGNIDVNTPFGHMKLPISKEGGSTRLKKGDDDDGED, encoded by the exons ATGTGGAGCGAAAGCAACCGCGCTCCCCCCATCGCACCGCCGCGCGTGTCGCACCGCCGTGACCTCTGCGTCGTTTCCGCGTGGTCATCATCAG GCATGGCATCCTCTGATGACCCAAGAGTTGTCGAAAGAGAAGCCAAGGAGAAAAAGCACGAGAAAGATGAGGGGCATGAAGAAAAAGGGGGTTTTTTCgacaaagtgaaggacttcattgAGGATGTTGGTGAGAAAATTGAGGAGGCGATTGGCTTCGGGAAGCCAACTGCCGATGTTGCTGCCGTCCATCTACCATGCATCAATCTGGAGAAGGCAGAGATTGTCGTTGATGTGCTGATCACGAACCCTAATCCCATCCCGATTCCCCTCATTGATATCAATTACTTGATCGAAAGTGATGGGAGGAAGCTGGTGTCTGGACTGATCCCTGATGCTGGTACGATACATGCGCATGGCTCTGAGACCGTCAAGATTCCGGTGACGTTAATATACGATGACATCAAGAGCACTTACCATGATATCAAGCCTGGAAGCATCATCCCTTACAGAGTCAAGGTTGATCTCATCGTGGATGTGCCTATTTTTGGGAGGATCACCCTGCCTCTGGAGAAGACTGGTGAGATTCCAGTACCATACAAGCCGGACATTGATGTTGAAAAGGTACACTTCGATAAGTTCTCCTTTGAGGAGACAATGGCATCCCTGCACCTGAAGTTAGACAACAAGAACGACTTCGACCTGGGGCTCAATTCACTGGATTATGAATTTTGGCTCGCTGATATCAGCATTGCAAGTGCAGAGCTAAACAAATCGACAACGAttgaaaagaatggaactacaacAATGGAGATTCCTTTCTCTTTTAGGCCAAAAGACTTCGGCTCTGCTCTTTGGGATATGATTAGAGGAAGGGGTACTGGTTATTCTATGAAAGGAAACATCGATGTAAACACTCCATTTGGACACATGAAGTTGCCAATCAGCAAAGAGGGTGGAAGCACTCGCCTTAAGAagggagatgatgatgatggcgaG GATTAG
- the LOC135588703 gene encoding desiccation-related protein At2g46140-like isoform X2: protein MASSDDPRVVEREAKEKKHEKDEGHEEKGGFFDKVKDFIEDVGEKIEEAIGFGKPTADVAAVHLPCINLEKAEIVVDVLITNPNPIPIPLIDINYLIESDGRKLVSGLIPDAGTIHAHGSETVKIPVTLIYDDIKSTYHDIKPGSIIPYRVKVDLIVDVPIFGRITLPLEKTGEIPVPYKPDIDVEKVHFDKFSFEETMASLHLKLDNKNDFDLGLNSLDYEFWLADISIASAELNKSTTIEKNGTTTMEIPFSFRPKDFGSALWDMIRGRGTGYSMKGNIDVNTPFGHMKLPISKEGGSTRLKKGDDDDGED from the exons ATGGCATCCTCTGATGACCCAAGAGTTGTCGAAAGAGAAGCCAAGGAGAAAAAGCACGAGAAAGATGAGGGGCATGAAGAAAAAGGGGGTTTTTTCgacaaagtgaaggacttcattgAGGATGTTGGTGAGAAAATTGAGGAGGCGATTGGCTTCGGGAAGCCAACTGCCGATGTTGCTGCCGTCCATCTACCATGCATCAATCTGGAGAAGGCAGAGATTGTCGTTGATGTGCTGATCACGAACCCTAATCCCATCCCGATTCCCCTCATTGATATCAATTACTTGATCGAAAGTGATGGGAGGAAGCTGGTGTCTGGACTGATCCCTGATGCTGGTACGATACATGCGCATGGCTCTGAGACCGTCAAGATTCCGGTGACGTTAATATACGATGACATCAAGAGCACTTACCATGATATCAAGCCTGGAAGCATCATCCCTTACAGAGTCAAGGTTGATCTCATCGTGGATGTGCCTATTTTTGGGAGGATCACCCTGCCTCTGGAGAAGACTGGTGAGATTCCAGTACCATACAAGCCGGACATTGATGTTGAAAAGGTACACTTCGATAAGTTCTCCTTTGAGGAGACAATGGCATCCCTGCACCTGAAGTTAGACAACAAGAACGACTTCGACCTGGGGCTCAATTCACTGGATTATGAATTTTGGCTCGCTGATATCAGCATTGCAAGTGCAGAGCTAAACAAATCGACAACGAttgaaaagaatggaactacaacAATGGAGATTCCTTTCTCTTTTAGGCCAAAAGACTTCGGCTCTGCTCTTTGGGATATGATTAGAGGAAGGGGTACTGGTTATTCTATGAAAGGAAACATCGATGTAAACACTCCATTTGGACACATGAAGTTGCCAATCAGCAAAGAGGGTGGAAGCACTCGCCTTAAGAagggagatgatgatgatggcgaG GATTAG
- the LOC135588704 gene encoding PHD finger protein ALFIN-LIKE 6-like isoform X1 — translation MEGGGGPHSSRTAEEVFRDFRGRRAGMIKALTTDVEKFYQLCDPEKENLCLYGLPNETWEVTLPAEEVPPELPEPALGINFARDGMEEKDWLALVAVHSDAWLLAVAFYFGARFGFDKESRRRLFNMINNLPTIFEVVTGTAKKLSKEKTSNSSSKNKPNSKTQSRPAESQTRASKMHSPKEDEDSGADEEEEEEEDHENTLCGACGDNYANDEFWICCDMCERWFHGKCVRITPARAEHIKQYKCPSCSNKRARV, via the exons ATGGAGGGTGGCGGAGGGCCTCACAGTTCTCGCACCGCGGAGGAGGTCTTCCGCGACTTCAGAGGCCGGAGAGCCGGCATGATCAAGGCGCTCACAACCG ATGTGGAGAAGTTCTACCAGCTGTGCGATCCAG AAAAGGAGAACTTATGTCTTTATGGGCTTCCTAACGAGACTTGGGAAGTAACCTTGCCTGCTGAGGAAGTACCTCCAGAACTTCCTGAGCCAGCCTTGGGAATTAACTTTGCCAGAGATGGCATGGAAGAAAAGGACTGGCTTGCCCTAGTTGCAGTCCACAGTGATGCATGGTTACTTGCTGTTGCCTTCTATTTTGGGGCACGCTTTGGATTTGATAAGGAATCCAG GAGGAGGCTTTTCAATATGATTAACAATCTCCCCACCATATTTGAAGTTGTAACTGGAACTGCCAAGAAGCTGTCTAAGGAGAAGACCTCTAATAGCAGCAGCAAGAACAAGCCCAACTCAAAGACG CAGTCAAGACCGGCTGAGTCCCAAACCCGGGCTTCAAAGATGCATTCTCCAAAAGAAGATGAAGATAGTGGtgcagacgaggaggaggaagaagaagaggatcacGAGAACACTCTATGTGGTGCATGTGGAGACAATTATGCCAATGATGAGTTTTGGATATGCTGTGACATGTGTGAAAGATGGTTCCATGGGAAGTGTGTCAGGATCACCCCTGCCCGAGCTGAGCACATCAAACAGTACAAGTGCCCAAGTTGCAGCAATAAGAGGGCAAGAGTATGA
- the LOC135588704 gene encoding PHD finger protein ALFIN-LIKE 6-like isoform X2 yields MEGGGGPHSSRTAEEVFRDFRGRRAGMIKALTTDVEKFYQLCDPEKENLCLYGLPNETWEVTLPAEEVPPELPEPALGINFARDGMEEKDWLALVAVHSDAWLLAVAFYFGARFGFDKESRRRLFNMINNLPTIFEVVTGTAKKLSKEKTSNSSSKNKPNSKTSRPAESQTRASKMHSPKEDEDSGADEEEEEEEDHENTLCGACGDNYANDEFWICCDMCERWFHGKCVRITPARAEHIKQYKCPSCSNKRARV; encoded by the exons ATGGAGGGTGGCGGAGGGCCTCACAGTTCTCGCACCGCGGAGGAGGTCTTCCGCGACTTCAGAGGCCGGAGAGCCGGCATGATCAAGGCGCTCACAACCG ATGTGGAGAAGTTCTACCAGCTGTGCGATCCAG AAAAGGAGAACTTATGTCTTTATGGGCTTCCTAACGAGACTTGGGAAGTAACCTTGCCTGCTGAGGAAGTACCTCCAGAACTTCCTGAGCCAGCCTTGGGAATTAACTTTGCCAGAGATGGCATGGAAGAAAAGGACTGGCTTGCCCTAGTTGCAGTCCACAGTGATGCATGGTTACTTGCTGTTGCCTTCTATTTTGGGGCACGCTTTGGATTTGATAAGGAATCCAG GAGGAGGCTTTTCAATATGATTAACAATCTCCCCACCATATTTGAAGTTGTAACTGGAACTGCCAAGAAGCTGTCTAAGGAGAAGACCTCTAATAGCAGCAGCAAGAACAAGCCCAACTCAAAGACG TCAAGACCGGCTGAGTCCCAAACCCGGGCTTCAAAGATGCATTCTCCAAAAGAAGATGAAGATAGTGGtgcagacgaggaggaggaagaagaagaggatcacGAGAACACTCTATGTGGTGCATGTGGAGACAATTATGCCAATGATGAGTTTTGGATATGCTGTGACATGTGTGAAAGATGGTTCCATGGGAAGTGTGTCAGGATCACCCCTGCCCGAGCTGAGCACATCAAACAGTACAAGTGCCCAAGTTGCAGCAATAAGAGGGCAAGAGTATGA